The proteins below come from a single Mya arenaria isolate MELC-2E11 chromosome 8, ASM2691426v1 genomic window:
- the LOC128244191 gene encoding E3 ubiquitin-protein ligase TRIM71-like, protein MEVFGKIKNPDLDKRSGDTTVYCQPCKKRIVAKGFCQTCEEYMCTPCIESHTKFRMSRNHIMSSKDEMPTFNPSTKQSDIGDTEYCKYHPREMVKFYCPTHDDLGCSDCIVLDHRNCVVDYITDVSKSFVDGREFEWLTQFRNQFENILSESILNVKEIYDKVQNQAKVEINKLRKIRANVIYYLDRREKELLDNIRKVKTEDESLLAALKTEFESTKAKLEAMRTKMTSEDVSVNQRYVAARRAKKELRETEGELEKMAGRLKARKIRFCVDKATWLLLESSTGLGRLDVSGEFRMEIPAHVPDLSTMAWKKEADIEVSTLPGENLHGDNFCSISGSALLSPGLILLAHKGNQSVKLLDVTAYSVRSCLQFQGQPWDVCVLPDDKAAVTIPEKAIVQLLSTKRRELTPNYLTVSAFTQPTLYVSDYNSNTVLQLSMDGEVLREYQNEQLKGPMSVVAVGFGQLFVCGGDSNNVMLLTERDGNMVEILGEKNGLMKPSLTLFKDPFLYSFDCMLKPVDDAVDDEVDDAVDERE, encoded by the exons ATGGAGGTATTCGGAAAGATAAAGAACCCTGACCTTGACAAACGTTCCGGTGACACCACTGTCTACTGTCAGCCGTGCAAAAAACGCATCGTGGCTAAGGGCTTCTGTCAAACCTGTGAGGAGTACATGTGCACTCCATGTATCGAGTCCCATACAAAGTTCCGCATGTCTAGGAACCACATTATGTCGTCCAAAGATGAGATGCCCACCTTCAACCCGTCCACCAAGCAGTCAGACATCGGCGATACTGAATATTGTAAATACCATCCAAGGGAGATGGTCAAGTTTTACTGCCCGACCCACGATGACCTAGGCTGCAGTGACTGCATCGTTCTAGACCATCGCAACTGTGTAGTAGACTACATTACTGATGTGTCTAAATCTTTTGTCGACGGTAGGGAATTTGAATGGCTGACACAATTTAGAAATCAATTCGAAAATATCCTTTCTGAGTCCATTTTGAATGTCAAAGAGATATATGACAAAGTCCAAAACCAGGCCAAAGTTGAAATCAACAAGCTGAGAAAGATACGGGCGAACGTCATCTATTACCTGGATCGCCGCGAGAAGGAGTTACTAGACAACATTCGGAAAGTGAAGACCGAGGATGAAAGCTTGTTGGCTGCACTGAAGACTGAATTTGAGTCGACTAAAGCAAAATTGGAGGCCATGAGGACAAAGATGACTTCTGAGGACGTGTCGGTGAACCAGCGGTACGTGGCGGCGAGAAGAGCTAAGAAGGAACTACGTGAGACCGAAGGCGAGCTGGAGAAAATGGCCGGGCGGCTGAAGGCGCGGAAGATAAGGTTCTGTGTGGATAAGGCCACGTGGCTGCTGCTCGAATCAAGCACGGGACTTGGAAGACTGGACGTGTCGGGAGAGTTTCGAATGGAAA TTCCAGCCCATGTTCCTGACCTCTCTACAATGGCATGGAAGAAGGAGGCGGACATTGAAGTCAGCACGTTACCTGGCGAGAATTTACACGGCGATAATTTCTGCAGTATCTCGGGCTCTGCCTTGCTGTCTCCCGGTCTCATTCTTCTGGCTCATAAGGGCAACCAAAGTGTGAAACTTTTAGACGTCACCGCTTACTCCGTTAGGTCTTGTCTACAGTTCCAAGGCCAGCCCTGGGACGTATGTGTGCTCCCCGATGACAAAGCCGCTGTCACAATCCCAGAGAAGGCTATAGTTCAGCTGCTGAGTACAAAAAGAAGGGAATTG ACGCCAAACTACCTGACTGTGTCAGCCTTCACACAACCGACCCTATACGTATCTGATTACAACTCCAACACCGTGCTGCAGCTGTCCATGGACGGGGAGGTCCTGCGGGAATACCAAAACGAGCAGCTGAAAGGTCCTATGTCCGTGGTAGCTGTTGGGTTCGGACAGTTGTTCGTATGTGGCGGGGACAGCAACAACGTTATGTTGTTGACAGAGAGGGACGGCAATATGGTGGAAATACTGGGAGAGAAGAATGGACTTATGAAGCCCTCTCTA ACTCTGTTTAAAGACCCGTTTCTTTATTCGTTTGATTGTATGCTGAAACCGGTTGATGATGCGGTTGATGATGAGGTTGATGATGCCGTCGATGAGAGGGAGTAG
- the LOC128242481 gene encoding E3 ubiquitin-protein ligase TRIM33-like — MGVSGKRRNPNLDKGCGEETQMELSGKKRDPDLDKRCGEEKQMEVSGKRREPDLDKGCGEERQMEVSGKRREPDLDKGCGEETQMEVSGKRRDTDLDKGCGEETQMEVSGKRRDSDFDKGCRKETQMEVSGKRRDPDLDKGSANTTVYCQPCEEGVKRTVAQGFCQTCKEYMCDPCIEAHTRLKVSMDHIILSKEKILPFYQSARQAIVCDTEYCKVHTTAMVKFYCPTHRFLGCVSCVMFDHGSCKLDYIADLAKEFVDGKVFRQLGLSINRADDLLSGSATNVKELLDEVENHSKDEIERLIKFRAEINAYLDCRERELLESMQKIKYEDVILLTALNTDCQ, encoded by the coding sequence ATGGGGGTATCCGGAAAGAGACGTAATCCTAACCTTGACAAGGGCTGCGGAGAAGAAACACAGATGGAGTTATCTGGAAAGAAACGTGATCCTGACCTTGACAAACGCTGCGGAGAAGAAAAACAGATGGAGGTATCTGGAAAGAGACGTGAACCTGACCTGGACAAGGGCTGCGGAGAAGAAAGACAGATGGAGGTATCTGGAAAGAGACGTGAACCTGACCTTGACAAGGGCTGCGGAGAAGAAACACAGATGGAGGTATCCGGAAAGAGACGTGACACTGACCTTGACAAGGGCTGCGGAGAAGAAACACAGATGGAGGTATCCGGAAAGAGACGTGACTCTGACTTTGACAAGGGCTGCCGAAAAGAAACACAGATGGAGGTATCTGGAAAGAGACGTGATCCTGACCTTGACAAGGGCTCCGCAAACACAACTGTCTACTGCCAGCCGTGTGAAGAGGGCGTGAAACGTACTGTAGCCCAGGGATTCTGTCAGACCTGCAAGGAGTACATGTGTGATCCCTGTATCGAGGCACATACTAGGCTAAAGGTGTCCATGGATCACATTATTCTGTCCAAAGAGAAGATACTGCCCTTCTACCAGTCTGCCAGGCAGGCCATTGTCTGCGACACGGAGTATTGTAAAGTCCATACAACTGCGATGGTAAAGTTTTACTGTCCGACCCACAGGTTCCTTGGCTGTGTTAGTTGTGTCATGTTTGATCATGGCAGCTGTAAACTCGACTACATTGCTGACCTGGCTAAAGAGTTCGTCGATGGAAAAGTATTTAGACAGCTTGGTCTATCGATTAACCGAGCTGATGATCTACTATCTGGGTCCGCTACCAATGTCAAGGAACTTTTGGACGAGGTCGAAAATCATTCGAAAGATGAGATCGAAAGACTGATAAAGTTCCGGGCTGAAATCAATGCCTATCTCGACTGCCGTGAGAGGGAGTTACTTGAAAGCatgcagaaaataaaatacGAGGACGTAATTCTGCTAACTGCACTTAACACTGATTGTCAGTAG
- the LOC128244973 gene encoding uncharacterized protein LOC128244973, whose product MEVSGKRRDPDLDRGSGEETQMQVSGKRRDPDLDKGSGEETQMEVSGKRRDPDLDKGSGEETQMEVSGKRRDPDLDRGSGEEIQMEVSGKRRDPDLDKGSADATVYCQPCGEGGKHAVAQGFCQTCEEYMCDPCIEAHKRFKVSRNHIMLSKDEMPSFYDGSKTRLGTLDMAVPGHVPDLCTSTWMKEADIDIRTSHKDRNWWITGSAMLTPGLLLLADYYNHSVKLVNLNARIVTSCLQLPGQPYGVCVITEDQAAVTLKYKSMIQLVSTKAGQLSCGGIIEVSDTCHGIAFYNNRIYISYTSYPRIEVRSIDGCMISTLQIDDGKQLFRLPYCITVSSFKQPSLYVPDALDNTVLQMSLDGKVLRRYQDKQLNSPESVVEVGPGQLLVCGKGSNNVMLLTERDGKMIEILGGKDGLYQPYSVAFCPQTRCIVVGMENNLLKVYKSN is encoded by the exons ATGGAGGTATCCGGAAAGAGAcgtgaccctgaccttgacaGGGGATCCGGAGAAGAAACACAGATGCAGGTATCTGGAAAGAGAcgtgaccctgaccttgacaAGGGCTCCGGAGAAGAAACACAGATGGAGGTATCTGGAAAGAGAcgtgaccctgaccttgacaAGGGCTCCGGAGAAGAAACACAGATGGAGGTATCTGGAAAGAGAcgtgaccctgaccttgacaGGGGATCCGGAGAAGAAATACAAATGGAAGTATCTGGAAAGAGGcgtgaccctgaccttgacaAGGGCTCCGCAGACGCAACAGTCTACTGTCAGCCTTGTGGCGAGGGCGGAAAACACGCTGTAGCACAGGGATTCTGTCAGACCTGCGAGGAGTACATGTGCGATCCCTGTATCGAGGCCCATAAGAGGTTCAAGGTGTCCAGGAACCACATTATGTTGTCTAAAGATGAAATGCCGTCGTTCTACGACGGTTCGAAAACGAGACTGGGAACACTTGATATGGCGG TTCCAGGCCATGTTCCTGACCTTTGTACGTCAACCTGGATGAAGGAGGCGGACATTGACATCAGAACTTCACATAAAGATAGGAACTGGTGGATCACCGGGTCGGCAATGCTGACTCCTGGTCTACTTCTACTGGCTGACTATTACAACCACAGTGTCAAACTGGTGAACCTCAACGCTCGCATTGTCACGTCCTGCCTCCAGCTGCCAGGCCAGCCATACGGCGTATGTGTAATCACCGAAGACCAGGCTGCAGTCACGCTAAAGTATAAGTCCATGATTCAGTTGGTGTCCACAAAGGCAGGGCAGTTGTCGTGCGGGGGGATAATTGAAGTATCTGATACTTGTCATGGAATTGCGTTTTACAACAACAGAATATACATTTCTTACACATCATACCCGCGTATTGAAGTGAGGTCAATAGATGGTTGTATGATAAGTACACTTCAAATAGATGATGGAAAGCAGCTTTTCCGACTACCATATTGCATAACGGTGTCAAGCTTCAAACAGCCAAGCTTGTACGTGCCTGACGCGTTAGATAACACCGTCCTCCAGATGTCCCTGGATGGGAAGGTCCTGCGGAGGTATCAGGACAAGCAACTCAATAGTCCCGAGTCCGTGGTGGAGGTAGGACCTGGTCAGCTGCTCGTGTGTGGGAAAGGTAGCAACAACGTGATGTTGCTGACGGAGAGGGACGGCAAGATGATTGAAATACTGGGAGGGAAGGATGGACTTTACCAGCCCTACTCTGTGGCCTTCTGTCCTCAAACACGTTGCATAGTTGTTGGGATGGAAAATAACTTACTTAAGGTCTATAAATCAAACTGA